A genomic stretch from Pomacea canaliculata isolate SZHN2017 linkage group LG2, ASM307304v1, whole genome shotgun sequence includes:
- the LOC112555738 gene encoding E3 ubiquitin-protein ligase TRIM33-like: protein MAAVIPAHERECAVCTNDFTTPKILPCGHLLCRQCVISWMDSKSDAGCPLCTCPIVEHQGNSSQIAADVVDALPTDSVLEAIVESASILVKDGMCTVCEDLKAEYICIQCLEKMCPSCRKIHKKMVATRSHDVESVSTVTPERLAASRPALCADHVTEKADFFCVDHNLVICTPCFSNKHRECLDVKSLDEKMKSAEDALGLLREKLLKAEDNLKQALHNLNVR, encoded by the coding sequence ATGGCGGCAGTAATCCCGGCCCAtgaaagagagtgtgctgtgtgcaccaatgacttcaccacaccaaagattctaccctgtggtcatctcctgtgtcgacaatgtgtcatttcctggatggattcAAAATCCGACGCTGGTTGTCCTCTGTGTACctgtcctatagtagagcatCAAGGTAATTCATCTCAAATTGCAGCTGATGTTGTCGACGCCCTGCCTACAGACTCTGTGCTGGAAGCGATAGTAGAAAGTGCGAGTATATTGGTGAAGGATGGCATGTGCACTGTATGTGAAGACCTCAAAGCTGAGTACATCTGTATCCAATGTCTGGAAAAGATGTGTCCATCGTGTAGGAAAATACACAAGAAGATGGTAGCGActcgcagtcacgatgtggagagtgtcagcactgtgacacctgaacgtctggctgccagccgccctgcactgtgtgctgaccacgtcACAGAGAAGGcggattttttttgtgttgaccATAACCTTGTCATCTGCACGCCATGTTTTTCTAACAAACACAGGGAATGTCTAGATGTCAAGTCTCtggatgaaaaaatgaagtcagCTGAAGACGCATTGGGTTTATTGAGAGAAAAATTACTTAAAGCAGAGGACAACCTGAAGCAAGCATTACACAACCTAAATGTGCGC